The Triticum dicoccoides isolate Atlit2015 ecotype Zavitan chromosome 6A, WEW_v2.0, whole genome shotgun sequence genome has a window encoding:
- the LOC119317401 gene encoding uncharacterized protein LOC119317401 produces the protein MHLHAGEVHLQYFMPRQQQDATDLPDLAASTSSAASPAATMWEYHQAHAALQPSPSWSPYTGPSTAALLDGSTFAADSVAGAADMRLPVGEHVHGQAWSHDELSNDNTGYRENFLDLLASKNVTQEMFEDVPAGRYAAAPALAPRFEAGSDVSPIKYEVVASPLFMGSGSNAALEAQGMNMMSGMPSYADDHHHHQRKEGINHPQQEHGNPMASFLQHISTRTSAAMHASLDYSGLGALDKICQDGRAMEAASPFSLRSLPDFGSIGGYKPTKESTLVPPYMRSADRPDRSRQEQEILPARSSSSGSGPPAATDRKKRTSEERREITVKKSKQEASTASPPKQPVPKVKLGEKITALQQIVSPFGKTDTASVLFETIKYIKFLHEQVQLLSEPYTNASRNKGNCSNLLPWGERAEASKGEGEHDLRERGLCLVPVSWTPEVYRDGNAMDYWTPAYRGCLYR, from the exons ATGCATCTGCACGCAGGCGAGGTGCacctccagtatttcatgccccgcCAGCAGCAGGACGCAACCGACCTTCCGGACCTGGCAGCCAGCACCTCCTCCGCAGCTTCGCCGGCCGCCACCATGTGGGAGTATCACCAAGCGCATGCGGCCTTGCAGCCTTCCCCCTCCTGGAGCCCCTACACCGGGCCGTCCACCGCGGCTCTCCTCGATGGCTCGACCTTCGCCGCCGACTCGGTGGCAGGCGCGGCCGACATGAGGCTGCCGGTCGGCGAGCACGTCCACGGCCAGGCCTGGAGCCACGACGAACT AAGCAACGACAACACCGGCTACAGGGAGAACTTCCTGGACCTGCTCGCATCGAAGAACGTGACACAGGAGATGTTCGAGGACGTCCCGGCCGGCCGTTATGCCGCCGCACCCGCCCTCGCGCCACGGTTCGAGGCAGGCTCCGACGTTTCTCCGATCAAGTACGAGGTTGTCGCCTCGCCGTTGTTCATGGGGAGCGGTTCTAATGCTGCGCTCGAGGCCCAGGGGATGAACATGATGAGCGGCATGCCATCCtacgccgacgaccaccaccaccatcagAGGAAGGAAGGCATCAACCACCCGCAGCAAGAACATGGGAACCCCATGGCTTCCTTTCTGCAGCACATAAGTACTCGCACTAGTGCCGCCATGCACGCTAGCCTGGATTATTCAGGCTTGGGAGCGCTTGACAAGATTTGCCAGGACGGCCGAGCAATGGAGGCGGCGAGCCCTTTTAGCTTGAGGAGTCTGCCGGATTTCGGCTCTATCGGCGGCTACAAACCAACCAAGGAATCGACGTTGGTGCCACCGTACATGAGATCCGCCGACAGGCCAGACAGAAGCAGACAAGAGCAAGAGATCCTGCCC GCTAGGAGTAGTAGCAGCGGCAGTGGACCGCCGGCGGCGACTGATCGTAAGAAGCGAACATCTGAGGAAAGGCGAGAAATCACTGTCAAGAAGTCCAAGCAGGAGGCATCCACAGCATCACCTCCTAAG CAACCAGTTCCTAAAGTGAAGCTGGGGGAGAAGATCACAGCACTGCAGCAAATCGTTTCGCCGTTTGGGAAG ACAGACACAGCATCGGTGCTGTTTGAAACGATCAAGTATATCAAGTTTCTGCACGAGCAAGTACAG CTGCTGAGCGAGCCGTACACGAACGCGAGCAGGAACAAG GGTAACTGCAGCAACCTTCTTCCATGGGGAGAGCGCGCGGAggcgagcaagggggagggggagcatGACCTGAGGGAGAGAGGGCTTTGCTTggtccctgtctcgtggacccctgagGTGTACCGGGACGGCAACGCCATGGACTACTGGACGCCGGCGTACAGGGGCTGCCTCTACCGGTGA